In Pristiophorus japonicus isolate sPriJap1 chromosome 2, sPriJap1.hap1, whole genome shotgun sequence, one genomic interval encodes:
- the LOC139229880 gene encoding oxytocin-neurophysin 1-like produces the protein MQSACLALCLLCLISFSSACYITNCPLGGKRSIMDMEIRQCMPCGPGNRGRCFGRSICCGEEIGCYIGTSETTRCQKEDYLPSPCEPAGRLCGRSGGKCASSGICCTEESCATDPMCDIRTVFSSD, from the exons ATGCAGTCCGCCTGCCTCGCACTTTGTCTCCTCTGCCTCATCTCCTTCTCGTCAGCGTGTTACATTACCAACTGCCCCCTAGGAGGCAAGAGGTCCATCATGGACATGGAGATCAGACAG TGCATGCCATGCGGTCCTGGCAATAGGGGCCGTTGCTTTGGAAGAAGCATTTGCTGCGGGGAGGAGATTGGCTGCTACATTGGAACCTCGGAGACAACAAGGTGTCAGAAGGAAGACTACCTGCCCTCCCCTTGTGAACCTGCTGGCAGACTCTGTGGTCGAAGCGGCGGCAAATGTGCCTCGTCGGGAATCTGCTGCACTGAGG AGAGCTGTGCCACGGATCCCATGTGTGACATCAGGACCGTCTTCTCTTCAGATTAA